One genomic region from Pseudoduganella dura encodes:
- the thrC gene encoding threonine synthase, which produces MQYVSTRADASAAVASSQQTPALFSDILLGGLAPDGGLYLPSEYPQVTGAELDAWRKLSYADLAFEILSKFATDIPQADLRALVHKTYTADVYRNAREGENAADITPLRVLEEEGGRKLILQALSNGPTLAFKDMAMQLLGNLFEYALARQDAELNIFGATSGDTGSAAEYAMRGKRGIRVFMLSPHKKMSAFQTAQMFSLQDPNILNIAVEGVFDDCQDIVKAVSNDLEFKARHKIGTVNSINWARVVAQVVYYFRGYLAATTSNEQKVSFTVPSGNFGNICAGHIARMMGLPIDKLVAATNENDVLDEFFRTGVYRVRKSAETYHTSSPSMDISKASNFERFIYDLVGRDAARVKALFTKVESDGGFDLSGGPGSDGDEFAKVAQYGFKSGKSTHADRLETIRDVADDYGIVIDTHTADGIKVAKQHIEQGVPMIVLETALAAKFNETILEALGEDAERPAGFEDIESLPQKYTVMPPDVDKMKALIAANTSAAEAGL; this is translated from the coding sequence ATGCAATATGTGTCCACCCGCGCCGACGCGTCGGCCGCAGTAGCGTCTTCCCAGCAAACTCCCGCTCTGTTCTCCGATATCCTGCTGGGCGGACTGGCCCCCGACGGCGGCCTGTATCTGCCATCCGAATACCCGCAGGTAACGGGCGCCGAACTCGATGCGTGGCGCAAGCTGTCGTATGCCGATCTCGCATTCGAGATCCTGAGCAAGTTCGCCACCGACATTCCGCAGGCGGACCTGCGCGCGTTGGTGCACAAGACCTACACGGCCGACGTCTACCGCAACGCCCGCGAGGGCGAGAACGCGGCCGACATCACCCCGCTGCGCGTGCTGGAAGAAGAGGGCGGCAGGAAGCTGATCCTGCAGGCGCTGTCGAACGGCCCCACGCTGGCGTTCAAGGACATGGCGATGCAGTTGCTGGGCAACCTGTTCGAATACGCGCTGGCCAGGCAGGATGCGGAGCTGAACATCTTCGGCGCCACGTCCGGCGACACGGGCAGCGCGGCCGAATACGCGATGCGCGGCAAGCGCGGCATCCGGGTGTTCATGCTGTCGCCGCACAAGAAGATGAGCGCGTTCCAGACGGCGCAGATGTTCAGCCTGCAGGATCCGAACATCCTGAACATCGCCGTGGAAGGCGTGTTCGACGACTGCCAGGATATCGTCAAGGCCGTGTCGAACGACCTGGAATTCAAGGCGCGCCACAAGATCGGCACCGTCAACTCGATCAACTGGGCACGCGTGGTGGCGCAAGTCGTGTACTACTTCCGCGGCTACCTGGCGGCGACCACGTCGAACGAGCAGAAGGTATCGTTCACGGTACCGTCCGGGAACTTCGGCAATATCTGCGCCGGCCACATCGCCCGCATGATGGGACTGCCGATCGACAAGCTGGTGGCGGCCACCAACGAGAACGACGTGCTGGACGAATTCTTCCGCACCGGCGTCTACCGCGTGCGCAAGTCGGCCGAGACGTACCACACCAGCAGCCCGTCGATGGACATCAGCAAGGCCTCGAACTTCGAGCGCTTCATCTATGACCTGGTGGGCCGCGACGCCGCGCGCGTGAAGGCGCTGTTCACGAAAGTGGAGAGCGACGGCGGCTTCGACCTGTCCGGCGGCCCGGGCAGCGATGGCGACGAGTTCGCCAAGGTGGCGCAATACGGCTTCAAGTCGGGCAAGTCGACGCACGCCGACCGCCTGGAGACGATCCGCGACGTGGCCGACGATTACGGCATCGTCATCGACACGCACACGGCCGACGGCATCAAGGTGGCCAAGCAACACATCGAACAGGGCGTGCCGATGATCGTGCTGGAGACGGCGCTGGCGGCGAAGTTCAACGAAACGATCCTGGAAGCGCTGGGCGAGGATGCCGAGCGCCCGGCCGGCTTCGAGGATATCGAATCGCTGCCGCAGAAGTACACGGTGATGCCGCCCGACGTCGACAAGATGAAGGCGCTGATCGCGGCCAACACCAGCGCCGCCGAAGCGGGCCTGTAG
- a CDS encoding TIGR03862 family flavoprotein, with amino-acid sequence MTNLAPPPATPPDNAPVSRPRVAIVGGGPAGLMAAETLARAGTFDVHLYDAMPSVGRKFLLAGRGGMNITHAEPYEQFVTRYGARAAALRPMLDAFGPEAVRAWVHGLGIETFVGTSGRVFPTEMKAAPLLRAWLHRLREAGVQFHQRHRWIGWTEGALRFDTPAGELLAHTDATVLALGGASWARLGSDGAWLPVLAQRGIGVAPLRPSNCGFDVAWSAVFSERYAGQPLTTVAATWTDGAGQRVRRQGQFVVTATGVEGSLIYAMSAPVRDQVEAHGGAVVELDLLPDLSIERVLGEVARPRGSRSMSSHLQGRLGIKGVKAGLLHECLSKDQYADPVTLARALKALPLTLGAPRPIDEAISSAGGVAFEALEGTMLRAMPGVFVAGEMVDWEAPTGGYLLTACLAGGVAAGRDVADWLHVCR; translated from the coding sequence ATGACGAACCTAGCACCCCCTCCTGCGACTCCCCCGGACAATGCCCCCGTTTCCCGCCCGCGCGTGGCGATCGTCGGCGGCGGCCCGGCCGGCCTGATGGCCGCCGAAACGCTGGCCCGCGCCGGCACGTTCGACGTCCACCTGTACGACGCCATGCCTTCCGTCGGCCGCAAGTTCCTGCTGGCCGGCCGCGGCGGCATGAACATCACGCATGCCGAGCCGTATGAACAGTTCGTGACGCGCTACGGCGCTCGCGCCGCCGCGCTGCGGCCGATGCTCGACGCGTTCGGCCCGGAAGCCGTGCGCGCCTGGGTGCATGGCCTGGGCATCGAGACCTTCGTCGGCACGTCCGGCCGCGTGTTCCCCACCGAAATGAAAGCCGCGCCGCTGCTGCGCGCGTGGCTGCACCGGCTGCGCGAAGCCGGCGTGCAATTCCACCAGCGCCACCGCTGGATCGGCTGGACCGAAGGCGCGCTGCGTTTCGATACGCCGGCCGGCGAACTGCTCGCGCACACCGACGCCACGGTGCTCGCCCTCGGCGGTGCCAGCTGGGCGCGTCTGGGTTCGGATGGCGCCTGGCTGCCGGTGCTGGCGCAGCGCGGCATCGGCGTGGCGCCGCTGCGGCCGTCCAACTGCGGCTTCGATGTGGCATGGAGCGCCGTGTTCTCGGAACGCTACGCGGGACAGCCGCTGACGACGGTCGCCGCGACCTGGACCGATGGCGCCGGGCAGCGCGTACGCAGGCAGGGGCAGTTCGTCGTGACGGCGACCGGTGTCGAGGGCAGCCTGATCTACGCGATGTCCGCGCCGGTGCGCGACCAGGTGGAGGCGCACGGCGGCGCCGTGGTCGAGCTGGACCTGCTGCCCGATCTATCCATCGAACGCGTGCTCGGGGAAGTCGCGCGGCCACGCGGGTCGCGCTCGATGTCGAGCCACCTGCAGGGCCGGCTCGGCATCAAGGGCGTCAAGGCCGGATTGCTGCATGAATGCCTGAGCAAGGATCAGTATGCCGATCCCGTTACGCTGGCGCGCGCCCTGAAGGCATTGCCGCTGACGCTGGGCGCGCCGCGGCCGATCGACGAAGCCATCAGCAGTGCCGGCGGGGTGGCGTTCGAGGCGCTCGAAGGCACGATGCTGCGCGCCATGCCGGGGGTGTTCGTTGCCGGGGAGATGGTGGACTGGGAGGCGCCGACCGGGGGGTATTTGTTGACGGCTTGCCTGGCGGGAGGCGTGGCGGCGGGGCGGGATGTGGCCGACTGGCTTCACGTCTGCCGGTAA
- the hpnD gene encoding presqualene diphosphate synthase HpnD — MSPDDYCQQKAAASGSSFYYSFLFLPPERRRAITALYAFCREVDDTVDECTDESLARIKLAWWRTEVATMYTGKPTHPVTQALLPHVAPFGLQQEHMQAVIDGMEMDLNQTRYLDYAGLSKYCWHVAGVVGLLSASIFGSTRPETLRYAEKLGHAFQLTNIIRDVGEDARKGRIYLPINELQQFGVTAADLLNARHTDNFTKLMAFQTSRAQAAYDEAFALLPKEDRRAQRPGLMMAAIYRTLLDEIERDGFHVLTQRISLTPIRKLWLAWKTYVRG; from the coding sequence ATGTCTCCCGACGATTACTGCCAGCAGAAAGCCGCCGCCAGCGGCTCGAGTTTCTATTACAGCTTCCTGTTCCTGCCGCCCGAACGCCGGCGCGCGATCACGGCGCTGTATGCGTTCTGCCGCGAAGTGGACGACACCGTCGACGAGTGCACCGACGAATCGCTGGCCCGCATCAAGCTCGCCTGGTGGCGCACCGAAGTGGCGACCATGTACACCGGCAAGCCCACGCACCCCGTCACGCAGGCGCTGCTGCCGCACGTCGCCCCGTTCGGCCTGCAGCAGGAACACATGCAGGCCGTCATCGACGGCATGGAGATGGACCTGAACCAGACCCGCTACCTGGATTACGCCGGCCTGTCGAAATACTGCTGGCACGTGGCCGGTGTGGTGGGCCTGCTGTCGGCGAGCATCTTCGGTTCCACCCGGCCGGAAACGCTGCGCTACGCGGAGAAGCTGGGCCACGCGTTCCAGCTGACGAACATCATCCGCGACGTGGGCGAGGACGCGCGCAAGGGCCGCATCTACCTGCCGATCAACGAACTGCAGCAGTTCGGCGTGACCGCCGCGGACCTGCTCAACGCCCGCCACACGGACAATTTCACGAAGCTGATGGCGTTCCAGACGTCCCGCGCGCAGGCGGCCTACGACGAAGCGTTCGCGCTGCTGCCGAAGGAAGACCGGCGCGCGCAGCGCCCCGGCCTGATGATGGCCGCCATCTACCGCACGCTGCTCGACGAGATCGAGCGCGATGGCTTCCACGTGCTGACGCAGCGCATTTCGCTGACGCCGATCCGCAAACTGTGGCTGGCGTGGAAGACGTACGTACGTGGCTGA
- a CDS encoding L-serine ammonia-lyase: protein MDMSVFDLFKIGIGPSSSHTVGPMVAARRFLLEQAPLDDVTGVTAELYGSLALTGVGHGTDKAVILGLMGETPQDVNPEQVDPMLAAADLRGELDLLGEKTVPFVRARHLVFHKTENLPGHPNGMRFILHRAGGTDVSKVYYSVGGGFIRAEGESVAIADPAGPVPYAFDTMADLLAHGQRTGLTIPGMLRANELARMTGEELDAGIDRIWQVMRSCIAHGLETSGQLPGGLNVKRRAAKLWQQAQGADVADALPHDALNGVSLYAMAVNEENAAGGRVVTAPTNGAAGIIPAVLKYYAEDCRPLDPVKGVREFLLTAAAIGMLCKRNASISGAEIGCQGEVGVACAMAAAGLVAALGGSNAQIENAAEIGIEHHLGMTCDPIGGLVQIPCIERNGMGAVKAITAASLALKGDGTHFVSLDEVIETMRQTGADMQDKYKETSLGGLAIHVVTVNHAAC, encoded by the coding sequence ATGGACATGAGTGTTTTCGATCTGTTCAAGATCGGCATCGGCCCTTCCAGTTCGCACACGGTGGGGCCGATGGTGGCCGCGCGCCGCTTCCTGCTGGAACAGGCACCGCTGGACGACGTGACCGGCGTGACGGCCGAACTGTATGGTTCGCTGGCGCTGACCGGCGTGGGCCACGGCACCGACAAGGCCGTGATCCTGGGCCTGATGGGCGAGACGCCCCAGGATGTGAATCCGGAGCAGGTGGATCCGATGCTGGCCGCGGCGGACCTGCGCGGCGAACTGGACCTGCTGGGCGAAAAGACGGTACCGTTCGTGCGCGCCCGCCACCTCGTGTTCCACAAGACGGAGAACCTGCCCGGGCACCCGAACGGCATGCGCTTCATCCTGCACCGCGCCGGCGGCACCGACGTGAGCAAGGTGTACTACTCGGTCGGCGGCGGCTTTATCCGCGCCGAGGGCGAGAGTGTCGCGATCGCCGATCCGGCGGGCCCGGTTCCTTACGCCTTCGACACGATGGCCGACCTGCTGGCGCACGGCCAGCGCACGGGCCTGACGATCCCGGGCATGCTGCGCGCGAACGAACTGGCGCGCATGACGGGCGAGGAGCTCGACGCGGGCATCGACCGGATCTGGCAGGTGATGCGTTCCTGTATCGCGCACGGGCTGGAAACGTCCGGCCAGCTGCCCGGCGGCCTGAACGTGAAACGCCGCGCCGCCAAGCTCTGGCAGCAGGCGCAGGGCGCGGACGTGGCCGACGCGCTGCCGCACGATGCGCTCAATGGCGTGTCGCTGTATGCGATGGCCGTCAACGAGGAAAACGCGGCGGGCGGGCGCGTGGTGACGGCGCCGACCAACGGCGCGGCCGGCATCATTCCAGCCGTGCTCAAATACTATGCGGAGGATTGCAGGCCGCTCGACCCGGTGAAGGGCGTGCGCGAATTCCTGCTCACGGCCGCCGCGATCGGCATGCTGTGCAAGCGCAATGCCTCGATCTCGGGGGCGGAGATCGGCTGCCAGGGCGAAGTGGGCGTCGCCTGCGCGATGGCCGCCGCCGGCCTGGTCGCGGCGCTGGGCGGTTCGAACGCGCAGATCGAGAACGCCGCCGAAATCGGCATCGAACACCACCTGGGCATGACGTGCGACCCGATCGGCGGGCTGGTGCAGATTCCCTGCATCGAGCGCAACGGCATGGGCGCCGTGAAGGCGATTACCGCCGCCTCGTTGGCGCTGAAAGGCGACGGCACGCATTTCGTCAGCCTCGACGAGGTGATCGAGACGATGCGGCAGACCGGCGCCGACATGCAGGACAAGTACAAGGAAACCTCGCTGGGCGGGCTGGCGATCCACGTGGTGACGGTGAATCACGCGGCGTGCTGA
- the hpnC gene encoding squalene synthase HpnC, producing MAVDHYENFPVASLLLPRRLVPAVQAIYGFARGADDVADEGDATPAERLAALKEYEAALVHIELGTPPGGPVFERLAAAIAEHELPFRPFHDLLSAFRQDVTVTRYQTYGELLDYCRRSANPVGILMLHLYGAATPDNVRDSDAICTALQLINFWQDVAIDQQKERIYVPMEDLARFAISPAHLHDATSHGKWRTLMRFEVERTRALMLSGAPLAWRLPGRIGMELRLVVHGGLRILEAIEEVDYDVFRRRPVLRRGDWLKVFWRALRPLPLE from the coding sequence ATGGCAGTCGACCATTATGAAAACTTCCCCGTCGCGTCGCTGCTGTTGCCGCGCCGGCTCGTCCCTGCAGTGCAGGCCATCTACGGGTTTGCCCGCGGCGCCGACGACGTGGCCGACGAAGGCGATGCCACGCCCGCGGAGCGCCTTGCCGCGTTGAAGGAATACGAGGCGGCGCTGGTCCACATCGAACTCGGTACGCCGCCGGGCGGCCCTGTCTTCGAGCGCCTTGCCGCCGCCATCGCCGAACACGAGCTGCCGTTCCGGCCGTTCCACGACCTGCTGTCCGCGTTTCGGCAGGACGTGACGGTGACCCGGTACCAGACCTACGGCGAGCTGCTCGACTACTGCCGGCGCTCGGCCAACCCGGTGGGCATCCTGATGCTGCATCTGTATGGCGCGGCCACGCCGGACAACGTGCGCGACTCCGATGCGATCTGCACGGCGCTCCAGCTGATCAACTTCTGGCAGGACGTGGCGATCGACCAGCAGAAGGAGCGCATCTACGTGCCGATGGAAGACCTGGCCCGCTTCGCCATCTCGCCAGCGCACCTGCACGACGCGACGTCGCACGGCAAGTGGCGCACGCTGATGCGCTTCGAAGTGGAACGCACCCGCGCGCTGATGCTGTCCGGCGCGCCACTGGCATGGCGCCTGCCCGGGCGCATCGGCATGGAACTGCGACTGGTCGTGCATGGCGGCCTGCGCATCCTGGAGGCAATCGAGGAAGTGGATTATGACGTGTTCCGGCGCCGCCCGGTGCTGCGCCGCGGCGACTGGCTGAAAGTTTTCTGGCGCGCGCTGCGGCCCTTGCCGCTAGAATAG
- a CDS encoding molybdopterin molybdotransferase MoeA, giving the protein MAGERKPMLSRQEALDFLLAACRPVTDVETVPTLDANGRVLAADCVSGLDVPAQDNTQMDGYAVRAADCAGGDAVLPVVQRIPAGHVGTPLQPGTAARIFTGAFIPAGADAVVMQEQCETSGDTVTIRHAPQSGEWIRRAGEDITRGSVILPAGTRLRSQELGLAASVGLASVPVLRRARVAVFFTGDELTMPGEPLVPGGVYNSNRFTLRALLENLGCEVTDFGIVPDSLDATRAVLRRAAQHSDLIITSGGVSVGEEDHVKPAVEAEGRLDMWQIAIKPGKPLAFGEAGNAFFIGLPGNPVSSFVTFLLFVRPFLLKLQGAAAARPALAFSVRADFDWKGDRRNEFLRARMNANGGLDLFANQGSGVLTSTVWGDGLVDNPANQPIRAGDVVRFIPFTELLY; this is encoded by the coding sequence ATGGCGGGCGAGCGCAAGCCGATGCTGTCGCGGCAGGAGGCGCTGGACTTCCTGCTGGCGGCATGCCGCCCGGTGACGGATGTCGAAACGGTGCCCACGCTGGATGCGAACGGCCGCGTGCTGGCCGCCGACTGCGTGTCCGGCCTCGACGTGCCGGCGCAGGACAATACGCAGATGGATGGCTACGCGGTGCGCGCCGCCGATTGCGCAGGCGGCGATGCCGTGCTGCCGGTCGTGCAGCGCATCCCCGCCGGCCATGTCGGCACGCCGCTGCAGCCCGGCACGGCCGCCCGCATCTTCACCGGCGCGTTCATTCCGGCAGGTGCCGATGCCGTGGTGATGCAGGAGCAGTGCGAAACCAGTGGCGATACCGTCACGATCCGCCATGCCCCCCAGTCGGGCGAATGGATCCGCCGCGCCGGCGAGGACATCACGCGCGGCAGCGTGATCCTGCCGGCCGGCACGCGGCTGCGCAGCCAGGAACTGGGGCTGGCCGCCTCGGTGGGCCTCGCCAGCGTGCCGGTACTGCGCCGCGCGCGCGTTGCCGTGTTCTTCACCGGCGACGAGCTGACGATGCCCGGCGAGCCTTTGGTGCCGGGCGGCGTCTACAACTCGAACCGTTTTACCCTGCGCGCGCTGCTGGAAAACCTGGGTTGCGAAGTGACCGACTTCGGCATCGTGCCGGACAGCCTCGATGCGACCCGCGCCGTGCTGCGCCGGGCGGCGCAGCACAGCGACCTGATCATCACGTCCGGCGGGGTGTCCGTCGGCGAGGAAGACCATGTCAAGCCGGCGGTCGAAGCCGAGGGCAGGCTGGACATGTGGCAGATCGCGATCAAGCCGGGCAAGCCGCTGGCGTTCGGCGAAGCGGGCAATGCCTTCTTCATCGGCCTGCCGGGCAATCCGGTATCGAGCTTCGTCACGTTCCTGCTGTTCGTGCGGCCGTTCCTGCTCAAGCTCCAGGGTGCCGCCGCCGCGCGTCCAGCGCTGGCCTTTTCCGTGCGCGCCGACTTCGACTGGAAAGGCGACCGCCGCAACGAGTTCCTGCGCGCGCGGATGAACGCCAACGGCGGGCTGGACCTGTTCGCCAACCAGGGTTCGGGCGTGCTCACGTCCACCGTGTGGGGCGACGGGCTGGTGGACAACCCGGCCAATCAGCCGATCCGCGCCGGCGATGTCGTGCGCTTCATCCCGTTCACCGAATTGCTGTATTGA
- the moaD gene encoding molybdopterin converting factor subunit 1, whose amino-acid sequence MRINLKFFASVREKLGSGGETIGVPADVATVGALRDLLVARGGAWAEALGEGRALRMACNQRMCDAGEALTENAEVAFFPPVTGG is encoded by the coding sequence ATGCGAATCAACCTGAAATTCTTTGCCAGCGTGCGTGAAAAGCTGGGCAGCGGCGGCGAAACCATCGGCGTGCCGGCCGATGTGGCCACGGTGGGCGCGCTGCGCGATCTGCTCGTCGCCCGCGGCGGCGCGTGGGCCGAGGCGCTGGGGGAGGGCCGCGCGTTGCGGATGGCCTGCAACCAGCGGATGTGCGACGCAGGCGAAGCGTTGACCGAGAACGCCGAGGTGGCGTTCTTCCCGCCCGTGACGGGCGGCTGA
- the hpnE gene encoding hydroxysqualene dehydroxylase HpnE — protein MADRVAVVGGGWAGCAAAVELARRGAAVTLFEAARTLGGRARRIEAGGRTLDNGQHIMLGAYAASLKLMRTVGVDLDRALLALPLQMRYPPGGMDFVAPRLPAPLHLAIALLRATGLAREDKLAMARFSTTARWMGWRLDNDCTVAELLVRFDQTARLVDLMWRPLCLAALNTPLETASAQVFLAVLRDSLGARRKASDMLLPRHDLSALFPDAAARWLERHGATIRSGAKVAEVAPLDGGWLLDGEPFDKVVVAASPAATAALLAPLPEAAPVVAQLAAFTYEPITTCYLHYPENVRLALPFYALEDAPSAGRWGQFVFDRGRLDPAQAGLLAVIVSASGAAAALPQQELAVAIAAQLAQAFGRPELASPGWTKVVTEKRATYACTAGLARPGNATPLAGLVLAGDFTAGDYPATLEMAVRSGQAAAKLLG, from the coding sequence GTGGCTGATCGCGTTGCCGTCGTCGGCGGTGGCTGGGCCGGCTGCGCGGCGGCCGTCGAACTGGCCCGCCGTGGCGCCGCGGTAACGCTGTTCGAGGCGGCGCGCACGCTCGGCGGCCGCGCGCGGCGCATCGAAGCGGGCGGGCGCACGCTCGACAACGGCCAGCACATCATGCTGGGCGCCTACGCCGCGTCGCTGAAGCTGATGCGCACGGTCGGGGTCGACCTGGACCGCGCGCTTCTTGCGCTGCCGCTGCAGATGCGCTACCCGCCGGGCGGCATGGATTTCGTCGCGCCGCGCCTGCCGGCGCCGCTGCACCTGGCCATCGCGCTGCTGCGCGCCACCGGCCTGGCGCGCGAAGACAAGCTGGCGATGGCGCGCTTTTCCACCACCGCGCGCTGGATGGGCTGGCGGCTCGACAACGACTGCACCGTGGCCGAACTGCTGGTGCGCTTCGACCAGACCGCGCGCCTGGTCGACCTGATGTGGCGGCCGCTGTGCCTGGCCGCGCTGAACACGCCGCTCGAAACCGCGTCCGCGCAGGTGTTCCTGGCCGTGCTGCGCGACAGCCTGGGCGCCCGCCGCAAGGCGTCGGACATGCTGCTGCCCCGGCACGACCTGTCGGCGCTGTTCCCCGATGCCGCCGCGCGCTGGCTGGAACGGCACGGCGCCACGATTCGGTCAGGTGCAAAAGTAGCGGAGGTCGCGCCGCTTGACGGCGGCTGGCTGCTCGACGGCGAACCGTTCGACAAGGTGGTGGTGGCCGCATCGCCCGCCGCCACCGCCGCGCTGCTGGCGCCGCTGCCCGAAGCGGCGCCCGTCGTCGCCCAGCTGGCCGCTTTCACGTACGAGCCGATCACCACCTGCTACCTGCACTATCCGGAAAATGTGCGCCTGGCGCTGCCGTTCTACGCACTGGAAGACGCGCCGTCCGCAGGCCGCTGGGGCCAGTTCGTGTTCGACCGCGGCCGCCTCGATCCGGCGCAGGCCGGGCTGCTGGCGGTCATCGTCAGCGCGTCGGGCGCGGCGGCCGCCCTGCCCCAGCAGGAACTGGCCGTCGCAATCGCCGCCCAACTGGCGCAGGCGTTCGGCCGCCCGGAACTGGCCAGCCCCGGCTGGACGAAAGTCGTCACCGAAAAGCGCGCCACCTATGCCTGCACGGCCGGGCTGGCGCGGCCGGGGAACGCCACGCCGCTGGCCGGCCTCGTGCTGGCCGGCGACTTCACGGCCGGCGACTACCCCGCCACGCTGGAGATGGCGGTGCGCAGCGGCCAGGCCGCGGCGAAACTGCTGGGCTGA
- a CDS encoding DUF1700 domain-containing protein: protein MGKQDYLDALARAMAGLPPETAAKTLAYYEQRFVDGINAGRTETDVAAELDDPRKIAMTLRANVHLQSFEQRKTPASFGRMLVSFAGLAVFNLFMVVPAAVFAALLLTVYVCSFSFYVSGIAVAASGLAGANEMILAGPLHHLVDNEDNHHDGEARGERLQTRVSIGDRGIEVSQQRSPGLQQELDDESSRSGRLLDNAEAMADGSVRISVDPEGASRATQTVIGFGLVLGGIALFLLSLVVTRYTAIGLRRYVQMNQSLMRGR, encoded by the coding sequence ATGGGCAAGCAGGACTATCTCGACGCACTCGCCAGGGCCATGGCCGGCCTGCCGCCCGAAACGGCGGCGAAAACGCTGGCGTACTACGAGCAGCGCTTCGTCGACGGCATCAACGCCGGTCGCACCGAAACCGATGTCGCGGCCGAACTGGACGATCCACGCAAGATCGCCATGACCCTGCGCGCCAACGTGCACCTGCAATCGTTCGAACAGCGCAAGACCCCGGCCAGCTTCGGCCGCATGCTGGTGTCGTTCGCCGGCCTGGCCGTGTTCAACCTGTTCATGGTGGTGCCGGCGGCGGTGTTCGCGGCCCTGCTGCTGACCGTGTACGTGTGTTCGTTCAGCTTCTATGTCAGCGGCATCGCCGTGGCCGCCAGCGGCCTGGCCGGCGCCAACGAAATGATCCTCGCCGGCCCGCTGCACCACCTGGTCGACAACGAGGACAATCACCATGACGGCGAAGCGCGCGGCGAGCGCCTGCAGACCCGTGTTTCGATCGGCGACCGCGGCATCGAAGTCAGCCAGCAGCGCTCGCCGGGGCTGCAGCAGGAACTCGACGACGAATCGAGCCGCTCCGGCCGCCTGCTGGATAACGCCGAGGCGATGGCCGACGGCAGCGTGCGCATCAGCGTCGACCCGGAAGGCGCCTCGCGCGCCACGCAGACGGTGATCGGCTTCGGCCTCGTGCTGGGCGGCATCGCACTGTTCCTGCTGTCGCTGGTGGTCACGCGCTACACGGCCATTGGCCTGCGCCGCTACGTGCAGATGAACCAGTCACTGATGCGGGGCCGCTGA
- a CDS encoding head GIN domain-containing protein, with translation MRIRTLVKVGLSLFVLALGLIGVSYSMLRAQGVANPSTTAGRVTRTEARAIGYGITAIDLQGPIDLTLRQGSTPSLKVRGEQRLLGNVATSEENGTLHIATTGMLFHHKRPLQVEAVLPSLQSVEIRGSGDSSITGFSGERLTITVNGSGGLSFSGRYRHVKAAVHGNGDLDLKSGSSEDVNLALFGSGSINVSGTCDALTTELTGSGTIDAQHMASNTVSVAVKGSGNTDIFARGSATVAVAGSGDVTVYGNPDQRNVSRTGSGNVSFE, from the coding sequence ATGCGCATCCGCACTCTTGTTAAAGTGGGCCTGTCGCTGTTCGTCCTCGCGCTGGGGCTGATCGGCGTGTCGTACAGCATGCTGCGGGCGCAGGGCGTGGCCAACCCTTCGACGACGGCCGGCCGCGTCACCCGCACCGAGGCGCGCGCGATCGGCTACGGCATCACGGCGATCGACCTGCAGGGCCCGATCGACCTGACACTGCGCCAGGGCAGCACGCCCTCGCTGAAGGTGCGCGGCGAGCAGCGCCTGCTAGGCAACGTCGCAACGTCGGAGGAAAACGGCACGCTGCACATCGCCACCACCGGCATGCTGTTCCACCACAAGCGCCCGCTGCAGGTGGAAGCCGTGCTGCCGTCGCTGCAGTCGGTGGAGATCCGCGGCAGCGGCGACAGCAGCATCACCGGTTTTTCCGGCGAGCGGCTGACGATCACCGTGAACGGCTCCGGCGGCCTGTCGTTCTCGGGCCGCTACCGGCACGTGAAAGCCGCCGTGCACGGCAACGGCGACCTGGACCTGAAGTCCGGCAGCAGCGAGGATGTGAACCTGGCGCTGTTCGGTTCGGGGTCGATCAACGTTTCCGGCACGTGCGACGCGCTGACCACGGAGCTGACCGGCTCGGGCACCATCGACGCGCAGCACATGGCCTCGAATACGGTTTCTGTGGCGGTCAAGGGTTCCGGCAACACGGATATCTTCGCGCGGGGATCGGCCACCGTGGCGGTGGCCGGCAGCGGGGATGTGACGGTGTACGGGAATCCGGATCAGAGGAATGTGAGCCGGACGGGGTCGGGGAATGTCAGTTTCGAGTGA